A window of the Plasmodium knowlesi strain H genome assembly, chromosome: 2 genome harbors these coding sequences:
- a CDS encoding transcription initiation factor TFIIB, putative: MSSFHSKKLALSSHQERPTPLNLGTNNESYSGKRKLLRSLRSSRNDTCPDCKEKGIIICDNSEGTQICNGCGRVLESRILSEEQEWRNFSSDGQMKSSDRNRVGEVSDIWFENNLTSTTFIKSSKKLQHLNMMTQINKSDQTLLAAFNILKLICETFFLRSNVIERAKEITKELQDMEQLKNRINNLNMLAVVYLACREAGHIKSIKELITFDRSFKEKDLGKTINKLKKILPSRAFVYNENISHLIFTLSNRLQLSIDVIESIEYVVKKATTLITTSHRLNSLCGGSIHLIVELNTSEEKNLKLPNIAQIAAVCGVTTNTLKTTFKELLSAADYILPSYYLGDNNSKLATLRQKYLSEDRRRKNK; the protein is encoded by the exons ATGTCATCGTTCCACAGCAAGAAGCTGGCTCTGAGTTCCCACCAGGAGAGACCCACGCCACTGAACTTAG GCACGAACAATGAAAGCTACAGCGGGAAGCGGAAGTTGCTTCGATCACTTCGGAGCTCAAGGAATGACACGTGCCCAGACTGCaaggagaagggaataaTTATATGTGACAACAGTGAAGGGACGCAGATATGTAACGGCTGTGGGCGTGTGTTAGAAAGTCGCATTTTGTCGGAGGAACAAGAATGGAGAAATTTTAGCAGTGATGGGCAGATGAAGTCAAGTGATCGTAATAGAGTCGGAGAGGTGAGCGACATATGGTTCGAAAATAATTTGACAAGCACAACCTTTATCAAGTCAAGCAAGAAACTGCAACACCTGAATATGATGACACAGATAAATAAAAGCGACCAAACTTTACTGGCCGCCTTCAACATACTGAAGTTAATATGCGAGACTTTCTTTCTGCGGAGCAATGTGATTGAGCGGGCGAAGGAGATAACGAAGGAGCTGCAG GACATGGAGCAATTGAAAAACCGAATCAACAACCTTAACATGCTGGCAGTTGTATATCTGGCATGTAGAGAAGCAGGACATATTAAGAGCATCAAGGAGCTTATCACCTTTGATAGATCCTTCAAAGAGAAGGATCTGGGAAAAACAATAAATAAATTGAAGAAGATCCTGCCTTCTAGAGCTTTTGTGTACAACGAGAATATTTCTCACTTAATTTTTACCTTATCGAATCGGCTACAATTGTCCATTGATGTGATTGAGTCAATTGAGTATGTGGTGAAGAAAGCTACCACGTTAATTACGACATCTCATCGGTTGAACTCTCTTTGTGGTGGATCCATTCACCTTATTGTTGAGTTAAACACgagtgaagagaaaaatttgaAACTCCCAAACATTGCGCAAATTGCTGCTGTCTGTGGAGTTACGACCAATACATTGAAGACCACCTTTAAGGAGCTCCTCAGCGCGGCGGATTATATTCTGCCTTCGTACTACTTGGGGGACAACAACTCCAAGTTGGCCACACTGCGGCAGAAGTACCTCAGCGAAGACCGGCGTAGGAAGAACAAGTGA
- a CDS encoding chromatin assembly factor 1 protein WD40 domain, putative → MNPQQESKKRKSDALDQACLELSEEVENSDEVTKKNEEIEEEDLETQFNNWKVNSGLLYDFVSRKELEWPSLSIDFGDYHNENHEDNVFNQIVCVGTHTSNKEPNYLYVCDVLFPLVQLPQENCIYKTNENYEGFDFCSEKKKFTIQSKIAHEGEVNRIKFLPLEKKNFVVTKAIDGNLHLFDINKHKIETSDDKMNPEVSFVGNSSDGFGLDFHAEKKYALTCGNDGIINLYDYTDLNSKKVNPFYKVKYKSPVNDVCATNDPNLILACADDGYILLYDIRIKGEEPAQQVLGQQVAVNCISLNKFTGHFASGSDNGKIKIWDIKRFSEPQHIIHAHKEPIIRLNFSPNDSSILASASTSRFINIYNLTKIGEELDAIDLSDGPSELIFSHGGHTQPITDFNWNHHKELKMFIGSTGEDNTLQFWQLRTELLDEANTVPTSNTDVE, encoded by the coding sequence ATGAACCCACAGCAGGAAAGCAAGAAGCGCAAGTCGGACGCACTGGACCAGGCATGCCTGGAGCTGAGCGAGGAAGTAGAGAACTCGGACGAAGttacaaagaaaaatgaagaaatagaagaagaggaTCTGGAAACACAGTTCAACAACTGGAAGGTGAATAGCGGTTTACTGTATGACTTTGTAAGCAGAAAGGAATTGGAGTGGCCATCCCTATCCATCGACTTCGGTGACTACCATAATGAGAACCATGAAGACAATGTGTTTAACCAAATAGTGTGCGTAGGAACACATACATCTAATAAAGAACCTAACTACCTGTACGTATGTGACGTCCTCTTCCCGTTGGTACAACTACCACAAGAAAACTGCATCTACAAAACGaatgaaaattatgaaggGTTTGATTtctgttcagaaaaaaaaaaatttactatCCAGTCGAAAATAGCACATGAAGGAGAAGTCAACCGAATCAAGTTCCTCcctctggaaaaaaaaaacttcgtTGTGACAAAAGCAATTGATGGAAATCTACATCTATTTGATATTAATAAACACAAAATAGAAACAAGTGATGATAAAATGAATCCAGAAGTATCTTTCGTTGGAAATTCCTCAGATGGCTTCGGACTAGATTTCCATGCAGAGAAAAAGTACGCCTTAACTTGTGGAAATGATGGAATCATTAATCTCTATGATTATACAGATTTGAATTCTAAAAAAGTTAATCCTTTTTATAAAGTGAAATATAAATCACCCGTGAATGATGTGTGCGCAACGAACGATCCGAACTTAATTCTGGCTTGTGCAGATGATGGTTACATTTTACTCTACGACATCAGAATCAAGGGAGAAGAACCCGCGCAACAGGTTCTAGGACAACAGGTAGCTGTTAACTGCATCTCGTTAAATAAGTTTACTGGACATTTCGCATCTGGAAGTgataatggaaaaataaaaatttgggaTATTAAAAGGTTTAGTGAACCACAACACATTATCCATGCACATAAAGAACCCATCATCCGACTGAACTTTTCGCCTAATGATTCGTCCATCCTGGCATCTGCAAGCACTAGTCGATTTATCAACATTTataatttaacaaaaattgGTGAAGAACTGGATGCTATTGATTTGTCTGATGGTCCATCTGAGTTGATTTTTTCTCATGGAGGACACACGCAACCAATTACCGACTTCAACTGGAACCACCACAAGGAGCTCAAGATGTTTATAGGATCTACAGGAGAGGACAACACACTGCAGTTCTGGCAACTCAGGACCGAGCTTCTGGACGAGGCCAATACCGTTCCAACGTCCAACACAGACGTGGAGTAA
- a CDS encoding phosphatidylinositol-4-phosphate 5-kinase, putative, giving the protein MCTSAHVRNALHWNLKKEIKETTHLTDEEIAVIHKRFNSISNKGRLDYRNFEKSLGILGTIKNAYLYSSIFKAFDRNDDGYLDFYEFCVAINTMLKGSKREKVKLSYRIVHAGGRASQHDDKKADGQAGDEADEEEAERSVGQSAGQSAGQSADRSGDPSSSRTASRTAEQAAPVIRDYSDYISYEQFKEIVLSINDIKKQLLGTEEKILVSQISYTFKSLSMLCDDGKYRMNLKCYRKAVKCNEFLKLLGIHNKVADAFISSEIEKKKNIISGRGRVGKNNVFGGDFSRRMGSNHRVKSFSVSTNTRLSVGKGSASSLFTRGRKKRSNVEGGNTGGYRGGVDDPKDVRHLHQGNRAKRNWLGKCPVGPRLSDNNNGCDPLESIIIQSNIAEEREESVAKRDNLFPLTDPKSGKELSGKNNYLNVPRSGDGSRRSRSCVTSGVEPTGGTEEEEEYLKKGRNNNRNRENNRNGLIRGDAQKVNISNESPMMVTERNDTAKRGIECSSRKISCNERNNSYLQSCQSSSFYNSVMMVEGERGDGSLGNYDQSESSSHIWNDQSDVEVVSLCKGCPVDRRKRTGSLDVAGGGMSSGTSSPSSWMAVSGTARGRVGKSPPVNNTPYKCTVTQNRGSDGAIHEDRDREKDGVEKDSAGQMHNGTKKHECEILKAILRFEKKKENKTYVEEYNEYVKGYGKFAEEQEEGYLLEVDTYSDGKDELEKEVEDGGSAYGDIEGENSAGSAKGNHAEGEMNVESRCVDNFAEKHDRGISERNNIQEDAEIAVATAKMTEVDAAEGVDNAKYLCRKYFEYKEFLEHSRCPISHSHNGLMMSSNDSCVVKSVCCEDPIYGNRVKEGKWDTRDENKSRILLEFSSDVIRKKFYIPTSNCHYVMVNENLTKEQVLYHLGNIVVATEDYLRKERHGGGDYNRIFFFFFHVFKYHLGGDTKEGCTLESGLANQADGCGNNTAMPDACASSVHRDEPSNESQMSTKNLRANIYYNLLLMTQIVKYFLHTITISHKCSSSYDSIEEGSRVGGMNEVSVLLSHASHILATYSKGPNRNRKIYINKSNYYHKLTRRGKLSVSLRQKKKKRNLQKILAVYFGHERWDLVMNMMIGIRLSAIKVYNTSNIIDLFKHRDVLELPTSNAQHRVVFINYAPVIFKQIRNLYGIRSKEYISSVGPEQVISNMVLGNLSTLSELLSEGKSGSLFYFTSNGKYIIKTVCKNIHKLSRALLPKYYEHIRSNPDSLLTRLYGIHCIKYKNGSGRSSKKIYFIVMNNFFSSAVEIHRRYDIKGSLVGRTVPPAKREDHTIALKDVDIDELGDRINVGEKNKKRLLKVIKADADFLKENYLLDYSLLFGIHYKDLSRDLVSWNASRTNEVRHVFDKEGKCIAARPFHQCDHGGMISIDKNKIFFFGIIDIFTKWTLKKKFEHTLRTIQKFDRQNISCIHPKAYAERFASFIEKHME; this is encoded by the exons ATGTGCACGAGCGCACATGTGCGCAATGCGTTACACTGGAacttgaagaaggaaataaaagaaaccACTCACTTGACCGATGAAGAAATAGCAGTGATCCACAAACGGTTTAACTCTATTAGCAACAAGGGTAGGTTGGACTAcagaaattttgaaaagagTTTAGGTATCCTAGGTACGATAAAGAATGCTTATTTATACAGTTCTATTTTTAAGGCGTTCGACAGGAATGATGATGGGTACCTGGATTTTTATGAATTCTGTGTTGCCATCAACACGATGTTGAAGGGGAGTAAACGGGAGAAGGTGAAACTGTCATACCGTATTGTGCACGCGGGGGGCAGGGCATCACAACATGATGATAAGAAGGCGGATGGTCAAGCGGGTGATGAAgctgatgaggaggaagcgGAGCGATCAGTCGGCCAATCTGCCGGCCAATCTGCCGGTCAATCTGCCGACCGATCGGGCGATCCATCATCCAGCCGAACCGCCAGTCGAACCGCGGAGCAGGCCGCCCCAGTAATAAGAGATTATTCAGACTACATCTCGTATGAGCAATTCAAGGAAATCGTCCTCAGCATAAACGACATCAAGAAACAACTTTTGGgaacggaggaaaaaatattagtTAGTCAAATAAGCTACACGTTCAAGTCACTAAGTATGTTGTGTGACGATGGTAAATACCGTATGAACCTCAAGTGCTACCGCAAAGCAGTGAAGTGCAACGAATTTTTGAAGCTCCTTGGCATCCACAACAAAGTGGCAGATGCTTTCATAAGTAGCGaaattgagaaaaagaaaaatataatatctGGAAGGGGTCGAGTAGGCAAGAACAATGTCTTCGGTGGAGATTTTTCTCGGAGAATGGGTTCTAACCATAGAGTGAAGTCCTTCTCCGTCTCGACCAATACACGTCTTTCCGTCGGTAAGGGCTCCGCGTCGTCGCTCTTCACACGAGgtaggaaaaagagaagcaaTGTCGAGGGGGGGAACACTGGAGGGTATAGGGGCGGTGTTGATGATCCGAAGGATGTTCGGCATCTGCACCAGGGGAATCGCGCGAAGAGGAACTGGTTGGGGAAGTGTCCCGTCGGCCCCCGACTCAGCGACAACAACAATGGTTGCGATCCTTTAGAGAGCATCATCATTCAGTCAAACATCgcagaagaaagagaagaatcgGTAGCAAAACGCGACAACCTATTCCCGTTGACCGACCCCAAATCAGGAAAAGAgttaagtggaaaaaataattatttgaaTGTACCCCGTAGTGGTGATGGGTCTAGAAGGAGTCGATCTTGTGTCACCTCTGGGGTTGAACCAACAGGAGGTacagaagaagaggaggaatatctaaaaaaggggaggaataaCAACCGTAATAGGGAGAATAATCGAAATGGACTAATCAGGGGAGATGCACAGAAGGTGAATATTTCAAATGAATCACCCATGATGGTGACCGAGAGGAACGACACTGCGAAGCGTGGCATAGAATGTTCCTCCAGAAAAATCAGTTGTAATGAGCGAAACAATTCGTATCTTCAGTCGTGTCAATCTTCCAGTTTTTACAACAGTGTGATGATGGTAGAGGGTGAAAGGGGGGATGGAAGCCTGGGAAATTATGATCAGTCGGAGAGCAGTTCGCACATCTGGAACGACCAATCAGATGTGGAAGTGGTTAGTCTATGCAAAGGGTGTCCCGTGGACAGGAGAAAGCGAACTGGGTCGTTGGACGttgcagggggggggatgtCGAGCGGAACGAGTTCTCCCTCCAGTTGGATGGCAGTGAGTGGCACCGCCAGGGGGCGGGTTGGGAAATCCCCTCCCGTTAACAACACCCCTTACAAATGCACAGTGACACAGAATCGGGGTAGCGACGGTGCCATCCATGAGGACCGTGACAGAGAGAAAGATGGAGTGGAGAAGGATTCCGCAGGGCAAATGCACAATGGCACAAAGAAACACGAGTGCGAAATATTGAAGGCCATCTTAAGGtttgagaaaaagaaggaaaacaaaacgtACGTGGAGGAGTACAACGAATATGTGAAGGGGTATGGGAAGTTTGCGGAAGAGCAAGAAGAAGGATACTTGCTCGAAGTGGACACATATTCGGATGGGAAGGATGAACTTgagaaggaggtggaagatGGCGGTAGTGCATATGGAGACATTGAAGGAGAGAACAGTGCAGGTAGTGCAAAGGGAAATCACGCAGAGGGAGAAATGAATGTAGAAAGTAGATGTGTCGATAACTTTGCCGAAAAACATGATAGGGGTATCAGTGAAAGGAATAACATACAAGAGGATGCAGAGATAGCTGTTGCCACGGCAAAAATGACAGAAGTAGATGCAGCCGAAGGAGTAGATAATGCAAAGTATCTTTGTCGAAAGTACTTTGAGTATAAGGAATTTTTAGAACATTCTAGATGTCCCATCTCACATAGCCACAATGGTCTGATGATGAGTAGCAATGATTCTTGTGTGGTTAAGTCTGTCTGTTGTGAAGATCCCATATATGGGAACCGggttaaggaaggaaagtggGATACAAGAGATGAGAATAAATCGAGGATTCTGCTAGAATTCAGTAGTGATGtgataaggaagaaattttataTCCCCACAAGCAATTGCCACTACGTTATGgtaaatgaaaatttaacaaaGGAGCAGGTGCTCTATCATTTAGGTAACATAGTGGTGGCCACTGAAGATTATCTTCGGAAGGAGCGTCATGGGGGTGGTGACTACAACcgtatcttcttctttttcttccatgtgTTTAAGTATCATTTAGGGGGGGATACAAAAGAGGGGTGCACTTTAGAGAGTGGTCTGGCAAATCAAGCAGATGGATGTGGTAATAATACTGCGATGCCAGATGCATGTGCCTCCTCTGTGCATAGGGACGAGCCGAGCAATGAGTCTCAAATGAGTACGAAAAATTTGAGAGCTAATATATATTACAACCTTTTGCTGATGACGCAGATAGTAAAGTACTTCCTGCACACGATAACCATTTCACACAAGTGTTCCTCTTCGTACGACTCTATTGAAGAGGGTAGCCGTGTAGGTGGAATGAACGAAGTGAGTGTTCTCTTAAGTCACGCTAGCCATATCCTTGCAACCTACTCCAAAGGACCAAACAGAAATAGGAagatatatattaataagtCTAATTATTATCATAAGCTAACCAGGAGAGGAAAATTATCCGTTTCTTTgaggcagaagaagaagaaaagaaatttgcAGAAGATTTTGGCTGTGTACTTTGGACACGAGAGATGGGATCTAGTGATGAATATGATGATAGGAATTCGCTTGTCAGCCATTAAAGTTTACAACACCAGTAATATTATAGACTTATTTAAGCACAGAGACGTTCTTGAGTTACCTACATCTAATGCCCAACATAGAGTAGTATTTATAAACTACGCCCCGGTGATTTTTAAACAGATCCGGAATTTGTATGGAATTAGATCGAAggaatatatttcttctgttGGACCGGAGCAGGTGATAAGTAATATGGTTTTGGGAAATCTGTCTACGTTGAGTGAGTTACTCTCTGAGGGGAAGAGCGGTtcgcttttttatttcaccagTAACGGCAAGTACATCATCAAGACG GTCTGCAAAAACATACACAAATTGTCCAGAGCCCTTTTGCCAAAGTATTACGAACACATCAGGAGTAATCCGGACTCTTTGCTTACCCGGCTCTATGGCATCCACtgcataaaatataaaaacggATCTGGAA GAAGCTCGAAGAAAATATACTTCATCGTGATGAAcaactttttctcctccgcGGTGGAAATTCATAGGAGATACGACATCAAGGGAAGTCTCGTAGGGCGCACAGTGCCCCCGGCCAAGAGAGAAGACCACACCATCGCTCTCAAGGACGTAGACATTGATGAACTAGGAGACAGAATCAatgttggagaaaaaaacaaaaaaaggttacTCAAAGTCATAAAGGCAGATgcagattttttaaaagaaaattacctCCTGGATTAttccctcctttttggaATCCATTACAAAGACTTGTCTCGTGACTTGGTGAGCTGGAATGCCAGTCGCACCAATGAGGTTCGCCATGTATTTGATAAGGAGGGAAAATGCATTGCTGCCCGGCCCTTCCATCAG TGCGACCACGGAGGCATGATCAGCATCGacaagaataaaatattcttctttgGGATTATCGACATTTTTACCAAGTGGAC gctaaagaaaaaatttgaacaCACCCTGCGAACAATACA AAAATTTGACCGCCAGAACATTTCCTGTATCCACCCCAAGGCTTATGCAG AACGATTCGCATCCTTTATTGAGAAGCATATGgaatag